From the Stigmatella erecta genome, one window contains:
- a CDS encoding cytochrome c3 family protein gives MHRLHRNILGVMALLLAATGVAWAASGRERSLAIYPAQNIPLRFDHGQHLAAGADCAACHDSVRASESSRDRNLPGHEECEVCHDIEAAQKGEKTDPASGCAVCHPGFDATVRKEPVKLEFPHANLHFSHKQHVAKKVDCAACHGDLTKVGMATRQQLPKMATCFECHDGRVLTNDCTSCHLKQASGRLQLNFTSGILRPIQGDPLGMDHGPRFEFNHGTRASVSRQTCMECHSDSYCQQCHDSLQKPLSVHPNDFITLHPVQARTDATRCESCHRAQSFCVACHERSGVGMDADSTLRARNVKVHPDYNTWVEVPGPQHHGLAASRDMRQCISCHREESCMSCHSELSTRRQINPHPNGFKDACKRMASANDRACLKCHSESSLAQKGCR, from the coding sequence ATGCACCGCCTTCACCGGAACATCCTGGGCGTCATGGCCCTTCTGCTCGCCGCGACGGGGGTGGCCTGGGCCGCCTCGGGCCGCGAGCGCAGCCTCGCCATCTACCCCGCGCAGAACATCCCCCTGCGGTTCGATCATGGCCAGCACCTGGCGGCGGGCGCCGACTGCGCGGCCTGCCACGACTCCGTGCGGGCCAGCGAGTCGTCGCGCGACCGCAACCTCCCGGGCCACGAGGAGTGCGAGGTCTGCCACGACATCGAGGCCGCCCAGAAGGGGGAGAAGACGGATCCCGCCTCCGGGTGTGCTGTGTGCCACCCCGGCTTCGACGCCACCGTGCGCAAGGAGCCCGTGAAGCTGGAGTTCCCGCACGCCAACCTGCACTTCAGCCACAAGCAGCACGTGGCCAAGAAGGTGGACTGCGCGGCGTGCCACGGGGACCTGACGAAGGTGGGGATGGCCACCCGGCAGCAGCTGCCCAAGATGGCCACCTGCTTCGAGTGCCATGACGGGCGCGTGCTCACCAACGACTGTACCTCCTGCCACCTGAAGCAGGCCTCCGGGCGGCTCCAGCTCAACTTCACCTCCGGCATCCTGCGCCCCATCCAGGGCGACCCCCTGGGCATGGACCACGGGCCGCGCTTCGAGTTCAACCACGGCACCCGCGCCTCGGTGTCCCGGCAGACGTGCATGGAGTGCCACTCGGACTCCTACTGCCAGCAGTGCCACGACTCGCTGCAGAAGCCCCTGTCGGTGCACCCCAACGACTTCATCACCCTGCACCCGGTGCAGGCGCGCACGGATGCCACGCGCTGCGAGAGCTGCCACCGCGCCCAGTCCTTCTGCGTGGCCTGCCACGAGCGCTCGGGCGTGGGCATGGACGCGGACTCCACCCTGCGGGCGCGCAACGTGAAGGTGCACCCGGACTACAACACGTGGGTGGAGGTGCCGGGGCCCCAGCACCACGGGCTGGCCGCCTCGCGCGACATGCGCCAGTGCATCTCCTGCCACCGCGAGGAGTCGTGCATGAGCTGCCACTCGGAGCTGTCCACGCGGCGGCAGATCAACCCCCACCCGAACGGCTTCAAGGACGCGTGCAAGCGGATGGCTTCCGCCAACGACCGCGCATGCCTCAAGTGCCACTCGGAGAGCAGCCTCGCGCAGAAGGGATGCCGGTGA
- a CDS encoding S8 family serine peptidase codes for MVRWTLARAVVGVMVGAAMACTAQPEQREPSTATAVAPELAGGESVVPGAIVVDFKDGTTQEQFDAWEADWGVDLEFNSVESLDDGLTVAVSVDDVEGALARIRQHPAVEAAEPLMSYRSSYAPNDPDYGKQWNLQMIGMPKAWDSNRGKGVVVAVIDTGIAYEDYEDFKQVPDLKGVKFVPGYDFVNDDAHANDDHGHGTHVAGTIAQATNNGQGVAGVAFEATLMPVKVLNHFGSGTSADITDAIRFAADKGAKVINMSLGGGGHSQAMASAVEYARKKGVTVVAAAGNAARPRVEFPAAYPGVVAVSAVGPNGALAPYSSYGKELDLAAPGGDKRQGDQGGILQNTIDPRDPSRSIYASFQGTSMATPHVAAVAALLYAAGAQGPDEVEEALYAGAVRVNGQERTDQYGHGLLNAQKSLEALGGGALIPWPAAWWALALLALVLLTLRGRERPGYFNILATPSFLVTLALATVGVFFVRSWFGGASGVAGDVVNAVSLPIPDWQRIIFGRGKLANPVFYSALIPLLLSFFAIKFRGLRPALGGLSLGFAGFLAYAAWAKAPGLAYMPFTFLAVPWLVVNTVICVFIARAMLKKESV; via the coding sequence ATGGTGCGATGGACCCTGGCGAGAGCGGTAGTGGGGGTGATGGTGGGCGCGGCCATGGCCTGTACCGCCCAGCCCGAGCAGCGCGAGCCGTCCACGGCCACGGCCGTGGCTCCCGAGCTGGCCGGCGGGGAGAGCGTGGTACCCGGCGCCATCGTGGTGGACTTCAAGGACGGCACCACCCAGGAGCAGTTCGACGCCTGGGAGGCCGACTGGGGCGTGGACCTGGAGTTCAACTCCGTGGAGAGCCTGGATGACGGGCTCACGGTGGCGGTCAGCGTGGATGACGTGGAGGGGGCGCTGGCGCGCATCCGCCAGCACCCGGCCGTCGAAGCCGCCGAGCCGCTGATGTCGTACCGGAGCAGCTACGCGCCGAATGATCCGGACTACGGCAAGCAGTGGAACCTGCAGATGATCGGCATGCCCAAGGCCTGGGATTCCAACCGGGGCAAGGGGGTGGTGGTGGCCGTCATCGACACGGGCATCGCCTACGAGGACTACGAGGACTTCAAGCAGGTGCCCGACCTGAAGGGCGTGAAGTTCGTGCCGGGCTATGACTTCGTGAACGACGACGCGCACGCCAACGACGACCATGGGCATGGCACGCACGTGGCGGGCACCATCGCCCAGGCGACGAACAACGGCCAGGGCGTGGCGGGGGTGGCCTTCGAGGCCACGCTGATGCCGGTGAAGGTGCTCAATCACTTTGGCAGCGGCACGTCGGCGGACATCACGGACGCCATCCGCTTCGCGGCGGACAAGGGCGCCAAGGTCATCAACATGTCGCTGGGTGGCGGTGGGCACTCGCAGGCCATGGCCTCGGCGGTGGAGTACGCGCGCAAGAAGGGCGTCACCGTGGTGGCCGCCGCGGGCAACGCCGCCCGTCCCCGCGTCGAGTTCCCCGCGGCCTATCCGGGCGTGGTGGCGGTCTCGGCGGTGGGCCCCAATGGCGCGCTGGCGCCGTACTCCTCTTATGGCAAGGAGCTGGACCTCGCGGCGCCCGGTGGCGACAAACGCCAGGGCGACCAGGGCGGCATTCTGCAGAACACGATTGATCCGCGCGATCCGTCGCGGTCCATCTACGCCTCGTTCCAGGGCACCAGCATGGCCACCCCGCACGTGGCGGCGGTGGCGGCGCTGCTCTACGCGGCAGGGGCCCAGGGGCCGGACGAGGTAGAGGAGGCGCTCTATGCGGGGGCGGTCCGGGTCAACGGCCAGGAGCGCACGGACCAGTACGGGCATGGGCTCCTCAACGCGCAGAAGTCCCTGGAGGCCCTGGGTGGGGGCGCCCTCATTCCCTGGCCCGCGGCGTGGTGGGCGCTGGCGCTGCTGGCGCTCGTGCTGCTGACCCTGCGGGGCCGGGAGCGGCCGGGCTACTTCAACATCCTCGCCACGCCGAGCTTCCTGGTGACGCTGGCCCTGGCCACGGTGGGCGTGTTCTTCGTCCGCTCCTGGTTCGGCGGTGCCTCGGGGGTGGCGGGGGACGTGGTGAACGCGGTGTCGCTGCCCATTCCGGACTGGCAGCGCATCATCTTCGGCCGGGGCAAGCTGGCCAACCCCGTCTTCTACAGCGCGCTCATCCCCCTGCTGCTGTCCTTCTTCGCCATCAAGTTCCGGGGGCTGAGGCCCGCCCTGGGAGGCCTGTCGCTCGGCTTCGCGGGCTTCCTGGCCTATGCGGCGTGGGCGAAGGCACCGGGGCTCGCGTACATGCCCTTCACCTTCCTGGCCGTGCCCTGGCTGGTGGTGAATACCGTCATTTGTGTCTTCATCGCCCGCGCGATGCTCAAGAAGGAGTCGGTATGA
- a CDS encoding serine aminopeptidase domain-containing protein, translating to MVQKGQFLERSTLIPVGKEVMEGTAHRGVKRPPLLILPPRPEEGGGMDHVIAAELAWAAATAGFPTLRFNHRGVGGSQGSVGTGQALVEDAEAAMRVLLENAQSAHLAVASLHGGAQVALELLSRHPAIGGVCLVAPVDVPPAVLAKVDRSLLVVLGDEDKRLPRAALTAAVGKSSRGEIEVIDDAGANFHRNLPQVGKALSGWLKRLSGE from the coding sequence ATGGTCCAGAAAGGTCAGTTTCTTGAGCGGTCCACGCTCATCCCGGTCGGCAAAGAGGTGATGGAGGGGACCGCGCACCGGGGGGTGAAGCGGCCCCCGCTGCTCATCCTGCCTCCCCGGCCCGAAGAGGGTGGGGGCATGGATCACGTCATCGCCGCGGAGCTGGCCTGGGCCGCCGCGACGGCGGGCTTCCCGACGCTGCGGTTCAACCACCGGGGGGTGGGAGGGAGCCAGGGCTCGGTGGGCACCGGGCAGGCGCTCGTGGAGGACGCCGAGGCGGCCATGCGCGTGCTGCTGGAGAACGCCCAGAGCGCCCACCTCGCGGTGGCGTCGCTGCACGGGGGCGCGCAAGTGGCACTGGAGCTGCTCTCGCGCCATCCGGCCATCGGAGGGGTCTGCCTGGTGGCCCCCGTGGATGTGCCGCCCGCGGTGCTGGCCAAGGTAGACCGCTCCCTGCTCGTGGTGCTGGGAGACGAGGACAAGCGCCTGCCCCGGGCCGCGCTGACGGCGGCGGTGGGAAAGTCCTCCCGGGGGGAAATCGAGGTCATCGATGACGCGGGGGCCAACTTCCATCGCAACCTCCCCCAGGTGGGAAAGGCCCTGTCCGGATGGTTGAAGCGCCTATCCGGCGAGTGA
- a CDS encoding class I SAM-dependent rRNA methyltransferase, with protein sequence MNVVRLELARGLGRHLRAGHPWVFRKALEQVPKIPAGSVVDLTEGGKFVARGYFDPHSAIAVRVLTRDSRETIDAGFMARRVRQALAERRSLIDLTDTDSFRLLHGEGDGLPGVVVDLYAGYAVLKLYSAGLTPYRHLLVEALKAALPELKGIIGRDEVARDDVEDEDGRGTGRMLYGAQAPELIPIRERGATFLVDAWRGQKTGFFLDQRENRFLIRRLAKDRDVLNCFCFSGGFSVNAALGGAKSVFSVDLDPDAIALARENFTRNGIPAERHDFLAADVFKIIQSFKDEGRTFDLIILDPPAFAKSQKAVQAALDGYASLNRQALALLRPGGLLATASCSARVSPNDFMGAVREAAFKAGVDLALVEERYQPPDHPVRLQFPEGKYLKFYVLGAV encoded by the coding sequence GTGAACGTCGTCAGACTCGAACTGGCCCGGGGCCTCGGGCGCCACCTGCGCGCCGGCCATCCGTGGGTGTTCCGCAAGGCCCTGGAGCAGGTGCCGAAGATTCCCGCGGGCAGCGTGGTGGACCTGACCGAGGGCGGGAAGTTCGTCGCGCGGGGCTACTTTGATCCGCACTCGGCCATCGCGGTGCGCGTGCTCACGCGGGACTCGCGGGAGACCATCGACGCGGGCTTCATGGCGCGGCGGGTGCGGCAGGCGCTCGCGGAGCGGCGCTCCCTCATCGACCTCACGGACACGGACAGCTTCCGCCTGCTGCACGGCGAGGGGGATGGGCTGCCCGGCGTGGTGGTGGACCTGTACGCGGGCTACGCGGTGCTCAAGCTGTACTCGGCGGGGCTGACGCCCTACCGCCACCTGCTGGTGGAGGCGCTCAAGGCGGCGCTGCCGGAGCTCAAGGGCATCATCGGCCGGGATGAGGTCGCCCGGGACGACGTGGAGGACGAGGACGGGCGGGGTACGGGGCGGATGCTCTACGGCGCGCAGGCCCCGGAGCTCATCCCCATCCGCGAGCGGGGCGCCACCTTCCTGGTGGATGCCTGGCGCGGGCAGAAGACGGGCTTCTTCCTGGATCAGCGCGAGAACCGCTTCCTCATCCGCCGCCTGGCGAAGGACCGGGACGTGCTCAACTGCTTCTGCTTCAGCGGAGGCTTCTCGGTGAACGCGGCGCTGGGCGGGGCCAAGAGCGTCTTCTCGGTGGACCTGGACCCGGACGCCATCGCCCTGGCGCGGGAGAACTTCACGCGCAACGGGATTCCCGCCGAGCGCCATGACTTCCTCGCCGCGGACGTCTTCAAGATCATCCAGTCCTTCAAGGACGAGGGGCGCACCTTCGATCTGATCATCCTGGACCCGCCGGCGTTCGCGAAGAGCCAGAAGGCGGTGCAGGCGGCCCTCGATGGGTACGCCTCGCTCAACCGGCAGGCCCTGGCCCTGCTGAGGCCGGGCGGCCTGCTGGCCACGGCCTCCTGCTCGGCGCGCGTGAGCCCGAACGACTTCATGGGGGCGGTGCGGGAGGCGGCCTTCAAGGCGGGCGTGGACCTGGCCTTGGTGGAGGAGCGCTACCAGCCGCCCGACCACCCGGTCCGCCTGCAGTTCCCGGAAGGCAAGTACCTGAAGTTCTACGTGCTGGGCGCGGTGTAG
- a CDS encoding Ig-like domain-containing protein, whose protein sequence is MRRPLLICAALSLGGCLEPGDPLLAVRDTQPPAVVSINPTANGQVSAGGTVRITFSELMDERTLRPGIAVYAGADEIPVRLVMPAIADWDKDIERGDVPYSVTVSAASGSFTAGTAYTLVLRTILSDYEGNPLPDEVRTSFRAVP, encoded by the coding sequence ATGCGCCGCCCGTTGCTGATCTGCGCCGCGCTGAGCCTGGGCGGCTGCCTGGAGCCCGGAGATCCGCTCCTGGCCGTGCGTGACACCCAGCCCCCCGCGGTGGTGTCCATCAACCCCACCGCCAACGGCCAGGTGTCCGCCGGGGGAACGGTGCGCATCACCTTCTCGGAGCTGATGGACGAGCGCACCCTGCGCCCCGGAATCGCGGTGTACGCCGGGGCGGACGAAATTCCCGTGCGGCTCGTGATGCCCGCCATCGCGGACTGGGACAAGGACATCGAGCGGGGGGATGTGCCGTACTCCGTCACCGTGAGCGCGGCCTCGGGCAGCTTCACGGCCGGCACGGCCTACACGCTGGTGTTGCGGACGATCCTGTCGGACTACGAGGGCAACCCGCTGCCCGACGAGGTCCGCACGTCCTTCCGCGCCGTCCCCTGA
- a CDS encoding DUF5818 domain-containing protein: MKLTGRVVYRDLEGGVWVLEADDGRTYQLAGGDRKIKKDGQLIEVEGQVDHDVMTIGMSGPVFNVSTYRFK, from the coding sequence ATGAAGCTGACCGGGCGTGTCGTCTACCGCGACCTCGAAGGGGGCGTGTGGGTGCTGGAGGCCGATGACGGCCGCACCTACCAGCTCGCCGGAGGCGACCGGAAGATCAAGAAGGATGGCCAGCTCATCGAGGTGGAAGGCCAGGTCGACCACGACGTGATGACCATCGGCATGTCGGGCCCGGTCTTCAACGTCTCCACCTACCGCTTCAAGTAG
- a CDS encoding 1-acyl-sn-glycerol-3-phosphate acyltransferase, whose protein sequence is METALPQATHRGAALLKDEFGPVSRMLGARYFDGVRFPPESENELRALHGRGFVIHVMRTTAWINFLYLAWAVVRRELPPIRAVVNLRPWFTRPFNRTLQRGGFAERFTEAQQRGGSGLIFLKKTALMSASGKDIEDNPFPALVAMARKADRPVFLVPELFVWEKRPARLKPGIMDIVFGSPEAPGFLHSLLAFFRNYRRAQFRIGEPIDLRRFIDENPQDSDEVLARKVRSSLHHHLARETRAVFGPPAKPPERLIEETLRDRQLHKALDAHAATTGRRPESVYREARRNLEAIAARPSTTANAFAAPLLDWVFQRIYDGIEVDEAGLDRALKAAGRAPIVLCPSHKSHVDYLVLSWVLWNRGYAVPLVAAGANLSFFPLGPFLRRCGAFFLRRSFKGDPVYSETFQAYVRKLVHDGVHQEFFPEGGRSRTGKLLLPKLGMFTWLVEAVLGGARNDLIFVPVSIDYEKVVESSSYSKELAGGEKKPEDFKALLSTPKVLTAQYGRIHLTFDEPLSLVELMKSRGLDTREPVTEEQKKGLVRALGNRVMYGISKVSTVTPHALASAALLAHRRRGITQRELTDRITLLRRIAEQERTPLSKTLENAPSDPETMGAIRDALLSFRSDEMIRTQQARGEVIYQPEDERRAELSFYKNTLMNLVAPRSLVANALLAGGTSDSYDSVKARALFLSRLFKVEFIYQVGLTFDTIFADTVERMERMGVVLYTGTTLQLAPEPHARPDVEFLADLMRDYLESYLLAAMTLKDVADGTASDRKTFVKLAMETGRAEFHAGRIGAAESLAKTTLENAVAYLLDQKYLLEEDKKLKLGPAAHEPEARAHLVSEIRTYLVRT, encoded by the coding sequence ATGGAGACTGCGCTTCCACAGGCCACGCACCGGGGAGCGGCCTTGCTGAAGGACGAGTTCGGGCCGGTCTCCCGGATGCTGGGGGCCCGCTACTTCGATGGGGTGCGCTTTCCCCCCGAGTCCGAGAACGAGCTGCGGGCCCTGCACGGCCGCGGCTTCGTGATCCACGTCATGCGCACCACCGCGTGGATCAACTTCCTCTACCTGGCCTGGGCCGTGGTGCGGCGCGAGCTGCCGCCCATCCGGGCCGTCGTCAACCTGCGCCCCTGGTTCACCCGCCCCTTCAACCGCACCCTGCAGCGCGGTGGCTTCGCCGAGCGCTTCACCGAGGCCCAGCAACGCGGCGGCAGCGGGCTCATCTTCCTGAAGAAGACCGCGCTGATGAGCGCCTCGGGCAAGGACATCGAGGACAACCCCTTCCCCGCGCTCGTCGCCATGGCGCGCAAGGCGGACCGGCCCGTCTTCCTGGTGCCGGAGCTGTTCGTCTGGGAGAAGCGCCCCGCGCGCCTCAAGCCCGGCATCATGGACATCGTGTTCGGCAGCCCCGAGGCGCCGGGCTTCCTGCACTCGCTGCTGGCCTTCTTCCGCAACTACCGGCGCGCCCAGTTCCGCATCGGCGAGCCCATCGATCTGCGGCGCTTCATCGACGAGAACCCCCAGGACTCCGACGAGGTGCTCGCCCGCAAGGTGCGCAGCTCCCTGCACCACCACCTGGCCCGGGAGACCCGCGCCGTCTTCGGCCCGCCCGCCAAGCCCCCCGAGCGCCTCATCGAGGAGACGCTCCGCGACCGGCAGCTGCACAAGGCGCTGGATGCGCACGCCGCCACCACCGGCCGCCGCCCCGAGAGCGTCTACCGGGAGGCCCGGCGCAACCTGGAGGCCATCGCGGCGCGGCCGAGCACCACCGCCAACGCCTTCGCCGCCCCCCTGCTGGACTGGGTCTTCCAGCGCATCTACGACGGCATCGAGGTCGACGAGGCGGGGCTGGACCGCGCCCTCAAGGCCGCGGGCCGGGCACCCATCGTCCTGTGCCCCTCGCACAAGAGCCACGTGGACTACCTGGTGCTCAGCTGGGTGCTCTGGAACCGCGGCTATGCGGTGCCCCTGGTGGCCGCGGGCGCCAACCTGTCATTCTTCCCGCTCGGCCCCTTCCTGCGCCGCTGCGGCGCGTTCTTCCTGCGCCGCTCCTTCAAGGGAGACCCCGTCTACTCCGAGACGTTCCAGGCCTATGTGCGCAAGCTCGTGCACGATGGGGTGCACCAGGAGTTCTTCCCCGAGGGCGGGCGCTCGCGCACCGGCAAGCTGCTGCTGCCCAAGCTGGGCATGTTCACCTGGCTGGTGGAGGCGGTGCTGGGCGGGGCGCGCAACGATCTCATCTTCGTCCCGGTCTCCATCGACTACGAGAAGGTGGTGGAGTCCAGCAGCTACTCGAAGGAGCTGGCCGGCGGGGAGAAGAAGCCCGAGGACTTCAAGGCGCTCCTGAGCACGCCCAAGGTGCTCACCGCCCAGTACGGCCGCATCCACCTCACCTTCGATGAGCCCCTGTCCCTGGTGGAGCTCATGAAGAGCCGTGGCCTCGACACGCGCGAGCCCGTCACCGAGGAGCAGAAGAAGGGCCTGGTCCGCGCGCTGGGCAACCGCGTCATGTACGGCATCAGCAAGGTCTCCACCGTGACGCCCCATGCGCTGGCCAGCGCCGCCCTGCTCGCCCACCGCCGCCGGGGCATTACCCAGCGGGAGCTGACCGACCGCATCACCCTGCTGCGCCGCATCGCCGAGCAGGAGCGCACGCCCCTGTCCAAGACGCTGGAGAACGCGCCGAGCGATCCCGAGACGATGGGCGCCATCCGGGATGCCCTGCTCTCGTTCCGCTCCGACGAGATGATCCGCACCCAGCAGGCGCGCGGCGAGGTCATCTACCAGCCCGAGGACGAGCGCCGCGCGGAGCTCTCCTTCTACAAGAACACGCTGATGAACCTGGTGGCCCCGCGCAGCCTCGTGGCCAATGCGCTGCTCGCCGGGGGCACATCCGACTCCTACGACAGCGTGAAGGCGCGCGCGCTGTTCCTCTCGCGCCTCTTCAAGGTGGAGTTCATCTACCAGGTGGGCCTCACCTTCGACACCATCTTCGCGGACACCGTGGAGCGCATGGAGCGCATGGGGGTGGTGCTCTACACCGGCACCACGCTCCAGCTCGCCCCCGAGCCGCATGCGCGCCCGGACGTCGAGTTCCTCGCGGACCTGATGCGCGACTACCTGGAGTCCTACCTCCTGGCGGCCATGACGCTGAAGGATGTCGCCGATGGCACGGCCTCCGACCGCAAGACGTTCGTGAAGCTCGCCATGGAGACCGGCCGCGCCGAGTTCCACGCGGGCCGCATCGGCGCCGCCGAGTCCCTGGCCAAGACGACGCTGGAGAACGCCGTGGCCTACCTGCTCGATCAGAAGTACCTCCTCGAGGAGGACAAGAAGCTGAAGCTGGGGCCCGCGGCCCACGAGCCCGAGGCCCGGGCGCACCTCGTCAGCGAGATCCGCACCTACCTGGTGAGAACCTAG
- a CDS encoding type II CAAX endopeptidase family protein, translating into MSFSPVSEVSPVDASPPPPSMSPLGVALVGLGLVLCLFLTAGAGSQLLNAAFGLWFSELFVFLGAAWVLLRATRYEPVSYTGLRPQGWAPAAFGFALGVANFFALVAPIQFAAQSLAPEWLRQMFDGSRIFEGQSPVELAVLLVGVSVAAPVCEEFFFRGLLQKGLLASSLSRAGAVGVTAVVFSAFHLDPVGFMARVELGVLFGLLRLYTGSLWPGILAHSANNVVSSVLFLLAREFDEGGMDERPPVQGVLLIMLLGWGALAGLITLARKHPALWGARQEPFQAPSPDRPLVRWALPWVLGATLSLGGLALVDMTGIRLNMIDMKQPLPRLKDDAPDALHAERASLLLLRAEVRSGRAPLQAYAEERAQQALRHRGQEP; encoded by the coding sequence ATGAGTTTTTCTCCTGTATCCGAGGTGTCCCCGGTGGACGCATCTCCCCCTCCGCCGTCCATGAGCCCGCTGGGGGTGGCCCTGGTGGGCCTGGGGCTCGTGCTCTGCCTGTTCCTCACCGCCGGTGCGGGCAGTCAGCTGCTCAACGCGGCCTTTGGCCTGTGGTTCTCGGAGCTCTTCGTCTTCCTGGGCGCCGCCTGGGTGCTCCTGCGTGCCACCCGTTACGAACCCGTGTCGTACACGGGCTTACGGCCCCAGGGGTGGGCCCCCGCGGCCTTTGGCTTCGCGCTGGGCGTGGCCAACTTCTTCGCCCTCGTGGCCCCCATCCAGTTCGCCGCCCAGTCGCTGGCGCCCGAGTGGCTGCGGCAGATGTTCGACGGCAGCCGGATCTTCGAGGGCCAGTCCCCGGTGGAGCTGGCCGTCCTGCTGGTGGGCGTCTCCGTCGCGGCCCCGGTCTGCGAGGAGTTCTTCTTCCGGGGGCTGCTCCAGAAGGGCCTGCTCGCATCGTCCCTGTCGCGCGCGGGCGCCGTGGGCGTGACGGCGGTGGTGTTCAGCGCGTTCCACCTGGATCCGGTGGGCTTCATGGCCCGGGTCGAGCTGGGCGTGTTGTTCGGGCTGCTGCGGCTCTACACCGGCTCGCTGTGGCCCGGAATTCTCGCGCACTCGGCCAACAACGTCGTCTCCTCCGTCCTGTTTCTCCTCGCCCGGGAGTTCGATGAGGGGGGCATGGACGAGCGCCCGCCGGTCCAGGGCGTCCTCTTGATCATGCTGCTGGGATGGGGGGCGCTGGCGGGGTTGATCACGCTCGCGCGCAAGCACCCCGCCCTGTGGGGGGCCCGGCAGGAGCCGTTTCAGGCCCCCAGCCCGGACCGGCCGCTGGTCCGGTGGGCCCTGCCCTGGGTCCTGGGCGCGACGCTGTCCCTGGGCGGCCTGGCGCTCGTGGACATGACCGGCATCCGCCTGAACATGATCGACATGAAGCAGCCCCTGCCGAGGCTGAAGGACGATGCGCCCGACGCGCTCCATGCCGAGCGCGCCAGCCTGCTGCTGCTCCGGGCCGAGGTTCGAAGCGGGCGCGCCCCGCTCCAGGCCTACGCGGAGGAGCGTGCCCAGCAGGCCCTCCGGCACCGCGGGCAGGAGCCCTGA
- a CDS encoding HAD-IIB family hydrolase — protein sequence MTAGQPVPRPLREAGLSQVEGVFTDVDGTLTTGHRLRAQTVRALERLAEAGLKVVLVSGRPAGWGEAWARTLPVDGVIVENGGLFFFRKGGRLRKVYLEAPAERAANRRRLRSEVLRVLKRVPGAQLSSDSAYTEVDLAIDYNEEARLGDAAAGRIEALLRERGVTAVRSSVHVNCWLGRFDKLIATRRFAREAWGQALRPADGRFVYAGDSFNDAPMFQAFALSVGVANVRSVLDRIEAPPAFITRAAEGRGFEELARAILVQRDRLQE from the coding sequence GTGACGGCTGGGCAGCCGGTTCCCCGGCCGCTGCGGGAGGCGGGGCTCTCCCAGGTCGAGGGCGTGTTCACGGACGTGGATGGCACCCTCACCACGGGGCACCGGCTGCGGGCGCAGACGGTGCGCGCCCTGGAGCGCCTGGCCGAGGCGGGCCTGAAGGTGGTGCTGGTCAGCGGGCGCCCGGCGGGGTGGGGCGAGGCCTGGGCCCGCACGCTGCCCGTGGACGGGGTCATCGTGGAGAACGGCGGGCTCTTCTTCTTCCGGAAGGGGGGGCGCCTGCGCAAGGTGTACCTGGAGGCCCCCGCGGAGCGGGCCGCGAACCGCCGGCGGCTGCGCTCGGAGGTGCTCCGGGTGCTCAAGCGGGTGCCTGGTGCCCAGCTCTCCTCGGACAGCGCGTACACCGAGGTGGACCTGGCCATCGACTACAACGAGGAGGCCCGGCTGGGGGACGCCGCCGCGGGCCGCATCGAGGCGCTGCTGCGCGAGCGCGGGGTGACGGCGGTGCGCTCCTCGGTGCACGTGAACTGCTGGCTGGGGCGGTTCGACAAGCTCATCGCGACGCGCCGCTTCGCCCGGGAGGCCTGGGGCCAGGCCCTGCGGCCGGCGGACGGCCGCTTCGTGTATGCCGGGGATTCTTTCAACGATGCTCCGATGTTCCAGGCCTTTGCCCTCAGCGTGGGTGTGGCCAATGTCCGGAGCGTGCTAGACCGCATCGAGGCGCCACCGGCCTTCATCACCCGGGCCGCCGAGGGACGCGGGTTCGAGGAACTGGCCCGTGCCATCCTCGTCCAGCGGGACCGCCTTCAGGAGTAA